One Temnothorax longispinosus isolate EJ_2023e chromosome 8, Tlon_JGU_v1, whole genome shotgun sequence genomic region harbors:
- the Sano gene encoding uncharacterized protein Sano: MAATDGQIVVAAARWAEEATYLREFVSKYRLPAVIKITKGQYGGLGVPTLPAPSLQSTALVISAGRRRKIVAQAVKIKEGRRVVGVGPRLAIPDSYAGYFEILSEEGRAVRGIESVSELSRRCPDEGALVRETVRGIACRVDDESGIVVPEGTRTLAAGETIVIAGEVALPGRGRFLRCVDCHGDSVLLGIDQRGRFSALAREDNISGVHTARALLSKRLPLTVRLVHGQPPRGLKSSSQFVPELRLLSTFEEEHVFALPLQREGAAVALPLAAPLKLVKARNEEALRSMQEFTRLVERASRLVADVADRAHVLDGRLGESKPSRQTRSGSGFLRRPSTNSDHAPLSHHRNSGAGHHHHHHHYHSNGHQPSSGHSGYRDENRVPPSSSACTEEYDEIDQIYDYVRGFAPLPKSVRSPYESPLAAGQGGSTPPLTPVTVTITPLLDDRPEPPPIETIPTKKIQAEKRTRRAVKEAPQPRVEKPPLAKLYVKNSGTQRGRPLMRQKSASPLKETPPGYKGGSPLFNIRYKSLTNLQQAMELDGTLDSSHSGGRTSGDSGAGAKLPEKRSRRLSRPRSLTNLVWELRGGSGLGCTRPETPPPATTAPLPPTKCGPRLAVTVVAPRRVGTLYL; the protein is encoded by the exons ATGGCCGCGACCGACGGTCAGATCGTCGTCGCGGCAGCACGCTGGGCCGAGGAGGCGACGTACCTGCGTGAGTTCGTCTCCAAGTACCGTTTGCCGGCCGTGATCAAGATCACGAAGGGCCAGTATGGCGGGCTGGGCGTGCCGACGCTACCGGCGCCCAGTTTGCAGAGCACCGCGCTGGTGATATCGGCCGGCCGTCGGCGTAAAATCGTGGCGCAGGCGGTGAAGATCAAGGAGGGCCGCCGGGTGGTCGGCGTAGGGCCCAGACTGGCGATACCGGACTCGTACGCGGGCTACTTTGAGATCCTGAGCGAGGAAGGTCGAGCGGTGCGCGGCATCGAGTCGGTGAGCGAGTTATCGCGAAGATGTCCGGATGAGGGTGCTCTGGTGCGCGAGACCGTGCGCGGCATCGCCTGCCGGGTGGACGACGAGTCGGGTATCGTGGTACCGGAGGGCACGAGAACCCTCGCCGCCGGCGAGACGATCGTTATCGCCGGTGAAGTGGCGCTACCCGGTCGCGGTCGGTTTCTGCGCTGCGTGGACTGTCACGGCGACAGCGTTCTGCTCGGGATAGATCAACGCGGACGCTTCAGCGCCCTGGCTCGCGAGGACAACATCAGCGGCGTGCACACCGCTAGGGCGCTCCTCAGCAAACGTCTGCCGCTCACCGTGAGACTGGTGCACGGCCAGCCGCCACGAGGACTCAAGTCGTCGTCGCAATTTGTGCCCGAATTGAGGCTGCTGTCGACTTTCGAGGAGGAGCACGTGTTTGCGTTGCCGCTGCAGAGGGAAGGAGCGGCGGTCGCGCTGCCGCTCGCGGCGCCGCTCAAGCTGGTGAAGGCGCGAAACGAGGAGGCACTCAGGTCGATGCAGGAGTTTACGAGGTTGGTGGAGCGCGCTTCTCGTCTGGTTGCCGACGTGGCTGATCGGGCGCACGTATTGGACGGCCGTCTGGGCGAGAGCAAGCCCTCCAGGCAGACGAGGAGCGGGTCGGGCTTCCTCAGAAGACCATCGACGAACTCGGATCACGCGCCGTTAAGTCACCATAGGAACAGCGGCGCCGGccaccatcatcatcatcatcactATCATAGCAACGGGCATCAGCCGTCCTCCGGACACTCGGGGTACCGGGATGAGAACAGGGtaccgccgtcgtcgtcggccTGCACGGAAGAATACGACGAAATTGATCAGATATACGACTACGTGCGCGGCTTCGCGCCGTTGCCGAAGAGCGTCAGGTCGCCGTACGAGAGTCCTCTCGCCGCGGGCCAGGGGGGTTCGACCCCGCCGTTGACGCCGGTAACGGTGACGATTACGCCCTTGCTGGACGATCGACCGGAACCGCCGCCGATCGAGACGATACCGACGAAGAAGATTCAGGCGGAGAAGCGGACTAGGCGCGCGGTGAAGGAAGCGCCGCAGCCACGGGTGGAGAAGCCGCCATTGGCGAAGCTCTACGTGAAGAATAGTGGTACTCAGCGCGGACGACCGCTAATGAGGCAGAAGAGCGCGTCGCCGTTGAAGGAAACGCCGCCGGGTTACAAGGGCGGTTCGCCACTCTTCAACATACGTTACAAGAGCTTGACGAATCTTCAACAGGCCATGGAGCTCGATGGCACGCTGGATTCCAGTCACTCGGGCGGAAGGACGTCGGGAGACTCCGGCGCGGGCGCCAAGCTGCCAGAGAAAAg ATCGAGACGTTTAAGCAGGCCACGATCGCTGACGAATTTAGTCTGGGAGCTGCGAGGTGGAAGCGGCCTCGGCTGCACGAGACCGGAAACTCCGCCGCCCGCCACGACTGCGCCGCTGCCACCGACTAAATGTGGGCCACGTTTAGCTGTCACTGTCGTGGCACCGCGACGTGTCGGCACGCTCTACCTCTAA